One Desulfobacterales bacterium DNA segment encodes these proteins:
- a CDS encoding DEAD/DEAH box helicase, with protein MQSQINVIGPGARIVVRDAEWIVRKIQRTSTGGNAITATGMSELVKDKEAIFLDEIDKNIEVLDPVDTKLVSDTSSSYQKSLLYIESLLRQTPPTDSNLYIGHKAAMDIVPYQLDPAIQSLEQPRQRILIADSVGLGKTLACGVLVSELIKRGRGKRILVLAVKSMLTQFQKEMWNRFTIPLVRLDSIGIQKVRSRIPINHNPFYYYDKAIISIDTLKQDSEYRAYLENAFWDIIIIDEAHNVAERGKGSSQRAKLAKLLSAKSDTLIMLSATPHDGRARSFASLMNMLDPTAIANPDNYGPEDIKGLFIRRFKKDIQHQVQTAFKQRQIRKAYCSATDNEEIAFNILANINFEKLDQRKGSFKLFKTTLEKALFSSPAACIETIHNRINKLKNEKDNLSKKDIAKLEYLSEALKNIAPDKFSKYKKLLSVIQHDFKWTEKKRNERLVIFTERIETLKFLQANLQIDLKLKKEQIDILHGSMSDVEQQRVVENFGKEEVPVRILIASDVASEGINLHYLCHHLIHFDIPWSLMVFQQRNGRIDRYGQENTPYILYLITQSSNEKIKGDTRILEVLIQKDDEAVKNIGDPSVMMGVYDIDEEEKITSEAIEQGKTDVEFEEKLNKIADATFDPLKIIMGEITPIITKDFNEKTKSMSSLYKDDFHYFKQAVEYLRQTNTLQSEFIDDLKQISITAPEDLKHRLKYMLPKEVWPNDDVFVLSADKDDIQKEIKRSLKDENAWPRFHYLWQHNPILEWINDKLIAGFGRHEAPVLSLKDAAPLNEVVFIMSGLIPNLKSHPLVHRWFGVTFQKGVFHKIEPFESIINRTGLGKKVFPNRQEQFDLELIRNLLKDAVSKAKQYMSEERKSFENNINKKLNEHLKALERLKSKHHEQLELFYVEAKHISKKEQEKRVIDRKFNEFIKWVEETMTTEDNPFIQVIAVIV; from the coding sequence ATGCAATCACAAATAAATGTTATTGGTCCAGGAGCAAGAATTGTAGTTAGAGACGCTGAATGGATAGTGCGTAAAATCCAAAGAACATCTACTGGAGGAAATGCAATTACCGCAACCGGAATGTCTGAATTAGTAAAAGATAAAGAAGCTATTTTTCTTGATGAAATTGATAAAAATATCGAAGTGCTTGACCCTGTAGATACAAAGCTTGTATCTGATACATCAAGTTCCTATCAAAAATCTTTGCTTTATATTGAGAGCCTTTTACGGCAAACACCTCCTACCGATAGTAATCTTTATATTGGTCATAAAGCTGCTATGGATATTGTTCCTTATCAGCTTGACCCCGCTATTCAGTCTTTAGAGCAGCCACGCCAAAGAATTCTTATTGCCGATTCAGTTGGTTTAGGTAAAACTTTAGCCTGCGGCGTTTTAGTAAGTGAACTTATAAAGCGCGGTCGCGGCAAGCGAATTTTAGTTTTAGCTGTAAAAAGCATGCTTACTCAATTTCAAAAGGAAATGTGGAATCGTTTCACAATTCCCCTTGTTCGTTTAGATTCCATAGGCATACAAAAAGTTCGTTCCCGTATTCCCATAAATCATAACCCCTTTTATTATTATGATAAAGCCATAATCTCCATAGATACCTTAAAACAAGACTCTGAATATCGGGCTTATTTGGAAAATGCTTTTTGGGATATAATTATAATTGACGAAGCTCATAATGTTGCTGAGCGTGGAAAAGGTTCTTCTCAAAGGGCAAAATTAGCCAAATTATTATCCGCTAAATCTGATACTCTTATTATGTTATCAGCTACTCCCCATGACGGAAGAGCCAGAAGTTTTGCAAGTCTTATGAATATGCTCGACCCAACAGCTATAGCTAATCCTGATAATTATGGACCTGAAGATATTAAAGGGCTTTTTATCCGTCGTTTTAAAAAAGATATTCAGCATCAAGTTCAAACAGCATTTAAGCAAAGGCAAATACGTAAAGCCTATTGTTCTGCCACAGATAATGAAGAAATAGCATTTAATATTTTAGCTAATATTAATTTCGAAAAATTAGACCAGCGTAAAGGTTCCTTTAAATTATTTAAAACTACTCTTGAAAAAGCCTTATTTTCAAGCCCTGCTGCTTGTATAGAGACAATTCATAATCGAATAAACAAGCTAAAAAATGAAAAAGATAATCTATCTAAAAAAGATATTGCCAAACTTGAGTATCTTTCCGAAGCTTTGAAAAATATAGCTCCTGATAAATTTTCTAAATATAAAAAATTACTGTCAGTTATTCAGCATGATTTTAAATGGACAGAAAAAAAGCGTAATGAAAGGCTTGTTATTTTTACTGAGCGTATTGAAACATTAAAATTTCTACAGGCAAATTTGCAAATTGACCTTAAATTAAAAAAAGAGCAAATTGATATATTACACGGTTCAATGTCTGATGTTGAGCAGCAACGTGTAGTTGAAAATTTCGGAAAAGAAGAAGTTCCTGTTCGTATTTTGATTGCATCTGATGTTGCTTCAGAAGGTATTAATCTTCATTATCTTTGTCATCATTTAATACATTTTGATATTCCCTGGTCTCTTATGGTTTTCCAGCAGCGAAACGGCCGTATTGACCGTTATGGTCAGGAAAATACTCCTTATATCCTTTATTTAATTACTCAAAGTTCCAATGAAAAAATAAAAGGTGATACACGAATATTAGAAGTTTTAATTCAAAAAGATGATGAAGCTGTAAAAAACATTGGCGACCCTTCTGTTATGATGGGTGTATATGATATTGACGAAGAAGAAAAAATAACTTCAGAAGCTATTGAGCAGGGAAAAACTGATGTTGAATTTGAAGAAAAACTCAATAAAATTGCCGATGCTACCTTTGACCCTTTAAAAATTATTATGGGAGAAATAACTCCAATAATAACTAAAGATTTTAATGAAAAAACCAAGTCTATGTCTTCTTTATATAAAGATGATTTTCATTATTTTAAACAAGCTGTTGAATATTTGCGCCAAACAAATACGCTTCAATCTGAATTTATTGATGATTTAAAGCAGATTTCTATCACAGCGCCAGAGGATTTAAAGCACAGGCTTAAATATATGCTTCCAAAAGAGGTTTGGCCCAATGATGATGTTTTTGTTCTGTCGGCAGACAAGGATGATATTCAAAAAGAAATTAAAAGAAGTCTAAAAGATGAAAATGCCTGGCCTCGATTTCATTATTTATGGCAGCATAACCCTATTCTTGAATGGATTAATGACAAGCTTATAGCAGGATTCGGGCGTCATGAAGCTCCAGTGTTATCCTTAAAAGACGCTGCTCCTTTAAATGAAGTTGTTTTTATTATGAGTGGATTAATACCGAATTTAAAAAGTCATCCTTTAGTTCATCGTTGGTTTGGAGTTACTTTTCAAAAAGGAGTTTTTCATAAAATTGAGCCTTTTGAATCCATAATAAACAGAACAGGTCTTGGCAAAAAGGTTTTTCCTAACAGACAAGAACAATTTGATTTAGAATTAATTCGCAATTTACTTAAAGACGCTGTTTCTAAAGCAAAGCAATATATGAGTGAAGAAAGAAAATCATTTGAAAATAATATAAATAAAAAATTAAATGAGCATCTTAAAGCTTTAGAACGTCTTAAAAGCAAGCATCATGAACAGCTTGAGTTATTTTATGTGGAAGCCAAGCATATTAGTAAAAAAGAACAGGAAAAACGAGTAATAGACCGCAAGTTTAATGAATTTATTAAATGGGTAGAAGAAACTATGACAACTGAAGACAATCCTTTTATTCAGGTTATTGCTGTTATTGTCTGA